The DNA sequence CAGGACGGGGTGCCGGTCCACGGCGTGCTGCCACGCGCGCTCCATCGCCGGGCCGTCGAGGTGCAGCGGCCAGTCGACGACGACCTGGATGATGTCAATGCCGGACCGGGGTTCGTAACTGTGCGCGAATAACATGCCGGGCTGGAGCGTGACGGTGTTGTACCGATCGTCGACGACGGTGTCGAGGGGCGTGCTTCGCACAGTTTGGATCCCTATCTGATGACTGCTTGCTGAACACCCCGTTTAACCGGCGCGCGGGAAGATTGTTAAATCTTGCGGCCGGGGCTCGGCATTGCCGAACGATTGATAGGCCCTCGAGGGGCCTGACAAGAAATTACGAGAACCATTCACCTGTGTCAACCACTGTTCTAGTGGATGACTCGGGTGTCGTCGATGTTGTGAAGTGTTGCTGAAATGCGGAAATCTGGCCATGTGCCAGAACTGATCCAAGAGTCAGGTAATTCGCTTAGGTGCCGAGTGATCCGCTTTATGCCTTTGACCGTTTGTCTCGTCCTGAGTCGGTCATTCGGTGGGATCGCGTGGCCGTATGGTTCTGGATCGGAGGGCCGACCGGCCGGCCTGCCTGTCCCGATCTTGGGGGATGCCGGCGGGGATGTCCGATCTTGCCATCACTCCTGGTGAGGAGGCGAGTACGGGAATGCCCTGACCCGCGGGCCCGCCGAGAGGTGGTGGACCCGCGGGGACCATGCCGAGGCTTTGCGTCCATGGACTACGGTGGCGGTAACTGCATTTTGGGGGCAGATTGCGGTTCATTCGATGCTCGCTGCGCCGGAATTGCCGGTCGGGGTGTCCGACCGGCGGTTGTCCGGCACCGGCGAGGAAAAGGCTGACGTTCGTGTCGCGGTCGATCCGCGCTGGTGGGGCGGGCCCTGTCAGGCGTTGCTCGCGGCCCATTCCCGAAGGCTGCGCGGACGCAGATCGGTCCAGACCTGCTCGATATGGGCGAGACAGGCGGCGCGGTCGCCGGTAAATCCGGCGGTGCGCCATCCGGCCGGGATCTCGGATCCGTCGGCCCAGATCGAGTACTGCTCCTCGTCATTGACGACCACGTGGTAAAGGCGGCGGTCTTCGAGTTCGTCCATCATGTCTCCGGGATTCTTCGCGCAAGGATTCTGCGCGCAACGGCGAAGCGATATCCGAGACTGTACATCCACGCATTCGCGATTGTCTGTACCCGACGCGGACGGAGCCGGTGCGCCGTTGTGCGTCCGGGCCGGGCGCCGGGCGATCGCGGCCGCCGCCGTCGCCCGTGAGACGGCGGCCGGCCGCACGACAGCCGGCGAACGGTGGCATCCCGCGACGGCCGGCTGGTGGCCCGGCCGTCGCGACGGCTGACGGGTGGTGTCGGGGTGGGACGTCGGGCCGGTGCGTGTGGGCACCGGCCCGATCACGGGTACTCGTCGATCCGCGGCGGGCGGACGGTGTCCCGGTAACGCTCGTGGCTCGCGCCGTAGATGGCGAAGTTGAGCCGGGCGTGGGCGAGGCTCAGGTCACCGTTGGGGCCGCCCCGGACCACGTCGGCGTCGTGGTCATCCTGGCCGTCGTCGGTCCAGAAGCACACCGGGCAGGTCAGGCAGCCGGTCCGGTAGTTGCAACATGGACACTTGGTGATCGGAGTCGTATCCACCCCACAAGCCTTTCACAGTAAGCAATCCGGCGCGTACCGCACCTCTGGTCAGGGCACGGTCACCAGTCGTACGACGTCTCCGGGCCGGACCGCGAGCACTCCCGCCGCCCGCCCGCCGTTGACGGCCACCGCGGCCCGGCCGGCGGAGTCGACGTACACCACGAGGCCACCCGGCGACGTGTCGCCGAACGTCCCGCCACGTACGGCCCGGACGCCGCCGACCCGCAGCGGTGACCCGAGCGCGTCGAGGGCCGATCCGGGCGCGGCGAGCTGCACGTTGCCGTACCGGTCGATGGTCAACACCTGCGACTCCAGCCACCCCTCGCCGGCCGACACCACCGGCTCGGGCAGGCGTACCAGACCGGCCGGGTCGATCGCCGGACCGGCCTGCGCGAACGGTGCCCCGGTGGCGAGGCGGGCGGCGACCGGCGCGAAGACGTCCCGGCCGTGGAACGTACGGGACGCGCCAGTCCCAAACCAGTCCGAATTGGACAACTCGACCGCGCCGGTCGGGCCGCCGAGTGCGTCGGCGGCCCACGGCAGCAGGCCGTTGTCCGGCCCGACCAGCAGTCCACCCGGGGTCTGCACGGCCACGGCCCGCCGCGCCGTGCCCACGCCGGGGTCGACGACCGCCATGTGCACGGCCGACGGCAGGTACGGCACGGTCTGCGACAGCACCGCGGCGCCCCGGACGATGTCGCCGGGATCCACGAGGTGGGTGATGTCGATCACCCGTACCGTCGGTGCCAGGCCGGCGATCACCCCGTGGCATGCGGCGACGAACCCGTCGGACAGTCCAAAGTCGGTGGTGAGGCTGATCACCGGGTAGTCGGCCATGACCGGAACGTTATCGTGCCCGTGCTCCGCCCGTCGCCGCCCCTCGACCCCACGGAGCGGATGCGCGCGGACCGTCAACCGCGCAGCCGCAGACCGCGCGGGGTGGCCCGGAAACCCGCCTCGGTCAGCGCGTCGTGCAGCGGGGAGGCGCGGACCGCCCCGCCGTCGGCGCGTTCGACCGACATCGCCCCGAGCGCGCCGGAGTGGACGGCGGCGGCGAGCGCCCGCGCCGACCGGGCCAGCGCCTCCGCATCGTCCACGAAGGACAGAATGGTGCGGCCGCCACGTTCGACGTAGAGCGCCAGGTCGCCGTCGACCAGCACGACGAGGGCACCCGCCTTGCGGCCGGCCCGGTGCCCGGTGGCCGCGGCCGGCCCGCCGTCGCCGGCGTCGACCACCCGGTCCGGCCAGGGCAGTGCCGCGCCGTACGGGTTGGCCGGGTCGGTCGCCGCCAGCACCAGCGCCGGCCCGGCGGCCCGCGGCCCGCCCCGGTCCGGCTCGGCCTGTGCCCGCAGCCGGTCGACCGCGCCGGGGACCGCGAACTGGGCCGCGCCGAGCCCCTCGACGAAGTAGCCGCGCCGGGCCGCGCCCCGTTCCTCCATCGCGGCCAGCACCGGGTAGACCCCGGCGAAACCGCCGGTGATCCCCTCCGCGGCGACCGCGCCACGGGTCACCACCCCGTGCCGTTCCAGCAACAGGTCGCCGAGTGCCGCCGCGCGGCGGGTCGGATCGAGATCGCGGTCGGGCAGCCGGGACCACCGGCCGGCGACGGTCGGCGGCCCGCCGCGCGACCCCAGCGCGACCCGTCCCGGCCGCCGCTGCCGGGCCCGCGGCGCCGACGCCCGCGCCCGGTGGGCGCCGCCGGCGCCGACGCCGGCCCGCAGCGGGGCCAGCGTGTCGTTGGTCAGCCAGCCGGCCCAGACCAGATCCCACAGGGCGGCCACGAGCGCCGGCTCGTCGCCGCCGCCGACCCGCTCGGCCAGGGACCGGAAGAACAGCGCCTGACCGTCGGCCAGGGCGGCGAGCACCGCGTCGTGCAACGGGGTACGGGCCAGCGCCTCGTCCGGCGGCGCCAGCAGCAGCGGAGCGTTGTCGGCGTAGACCAGCGTCACCCAGCCGTCGCCGCCGGCGATGGCCCCCGCACCGGCCCACAGCACCTCGCCGCTGGCGCACAGTTCGTCGAGATGGGCGGGGGAGTAGTCGGCGACCCGGCCGGGCAGCACCAGCCGTTCGAGCGCCGAACCGGGCACCGCCACCCCCTGGATCTGCTCGACCACGGCCGCGACCGCGTCGACCCCGCGTGCCGACGAGCCGACCTGCTGCCAACGGGGCAGGAACGTGGCCAGCGCCCGGGGCGGCACCGGCTCGATCTCGCGGCGCAGCGCCGCCAGCGACCGGCGGCGCAGCAGCCGCAGCACCTCGGCGTCGCACCACTGGGTGCCGACCCCGCCGGGGGAGAACTCGCCGGACACCACCCGGCCGGTGGCGCCGAGCCGCTTGAGCGCCTGCTCGACGACGAAGACCCCGAGCCCGAACCGGGCGGCGCAGGTCGCGGCGGCGAACGGACCGTGGGTACGGGCGTAGCGGGCGACCAGGTCGCCGAGCGGATCCGGGACCGGCTCGACGTACGCGTCGGCGACCCCGACCGGCAGCGCCACGCCGAGCGCGTCGCGGAACCGGCCGGCGTCCTCGACCCCGATCCAGCGCTCCTCGCCGGCGACCCGGATCCGCAGCGCCCGGCGGGCCGACT is a window from the Polymorphospora rubra genome containing:
- a CDS encoding CPCC family cysteine-rich protein; this translates as MDTTPITKCPCCNYRTGCLTCPVCFWTDDGQDDHDADVVRGGPNGDLSLAHARLNFAIYGASHERYRDTVRPPRIDEYP
- a CDS encoding SAM hydrolase/SAM-dependent halogenase family protein → MADYPVISLTTDFGLSDGFVAACHGVIAGLAPTVRVIDITHLVDPGDIVRGAAVLSQTVPYLPSAVHMAVVDPGVGTARRAVAVQTPGGLLVGPDNGLLPWAADALGGPTGAVELSNSDWFGTGASRTFHGRDVFAPVAARLATGAPFAQAGPAIDPAGLVRLPEPVVSAGEGWLESQVLTIDRYGNVQLAAPGSALDALGSPLRVGGVRAVRGGTFGDTSPGGLVVYVDSAGRAAVAVNGGRAAGVLAVRPGDVVRLVTVP
- a CDS encoding MbtH family protein is translated as MDELEDRRLYHVVVNDEEQYSIWADGSEIPAGWRTAGFTGDRAACLAHIEQVWTDLRPRSLREWAASNA